CTTCCAGCCCCCTGGCCCCTCTCTGATAAGTCAAGTTTTCAAAACGAAAAGCAAATGACAAATCTGGTTCGATGGCTCTTCTCCACTACCCGCTTTACTACTTTCTATTTTTTCTTATGTATTAAGTTTCCCTTAATATATAATTTGATATTACTTTCGATTTGTATATTTTTATTCCTTTGTCGTTTTATATTATGCCTAATACCAATTTTCAATCTTTTTAGTTCGTGCTTCGTCGGCTCCTCCTTTCTGATCACTCTCCCGCCGGAGATTCAAGACCCCCAGGCTCTAGCTCATTTAGCAGGGCTAAACTTCTATCTGAGTCTTTACGAGCAGGATCCGGGATGGGTTACGTTCATTCAGAACGAGCTTAATCACAATACCCCCCTGGAAGACATACCTGGGCGGCTTAAGCTCTTCCTAATGGAAGAAAAGCTCTCTTCTATGCGACAAGATGTCATTCAGGAATTTGTGGCGCTTTATCAAAGAGTAGGGCCTTATCTACCGATCGAGCCCTACTTGGTCGATGAAGCGCTTCGTTCCTATCTGGACCATATTCACGCAACTGATTCTTTCACTGTTCTCCAAGCGTCTTATCAAGATCTGCGGGAGAATGAGGGAGGATCCGTTTTCTTTCGAAATGCTGTTTCCCACAACCGGGATCTCCTTGAGGCGGAAAGCTCCGCAAGGAGGTGCCTGGAAGTGGAACAGAGGATCCGGTGGGAAGAAATCCCCAAGAGCAAGGCAAGTCTCGAAAGAGCTGAGCACGAGCATGCTCTCGACTTGTTTAAGTCGGAGGATCTTAGAAGGGAATTAGAAAAAAAAGAGCAGGGTAGCTCagtaattctgattcttttctc
This region of Triticum aestivum cultivar Chinese Spring chromosome 2D, IWGSC CS RefSeq v2.1, whole genome shotgun sequence genomic DNA includes:
- the LOC123055640 gene encoding uncharacterized protein — translated: MTNLVRWLFSTTRFTTFYFFLCIKFPLIYNLILLSICIFLFLCRFILCLIPIFNLFSSCFVGSSFLITLPPEIQDPQALAHLAGLNFYLSLYEQDPGWVTFIQNELNHNTPLEDIPGRLKLFLMEEKLSSMRQDVIQEFVALYQRVGPYLPIEPYLVDEALRSYLDHIHATDSFTVLQASYQDLRENEGGSVFFRNAVSHNRDLLEAESSARRCLEVEQRIRWEEIPKSKASLERAEHEHALDLFKSEDLRRELEKKEQESAAAQPISGDIVMGTSEPSVNQSPATSEPSVNQALPSVKQAPGTSEPSVNQSPATSEPSVNQALPSVKQALPSVKQAPATSEPSVN